TGCATCCGCTGCCAAAGACCGGCTAGAGTTGGCATTTCCCCTTTATAACAAATTTTCCCCAGAGTTTCCTTAAAAACCGAGTAGTAATAGTTTATGAGGTCCTCCCAGTGGTTCCACCGGAATTCGGGCTCCATAAGCATGTAAATGGAATACACCAGATCGATTGTCAGGGGGTAGACATTGCTGATTTGGAAGTCCAATAGCATGACGTCCTCAAAGGATTCCATCTCGTACTTAAACATCATATTGCGAAGGTGAAAGTCTCCATGACACAGAGTCGTGAATGGATCCGCTGGTGGGTTGTTACGGAATTGCTTCCACTCTTCTATCAGTCTCTCCAGGAAATCAGTGCCAATACTTTCAAAGTACGGTTTGTACTTGTTTAGTTCCGGTTCTCTGTCTAAGAGTTCAATAAAGAACACCATTCCGGTTTTTAAGAATGGCTCTTGCAATACGTGGGGCATTTCAAACAATCCATGGGTAAAACCTTTTATCAGCTGAGGGCTctataaattttcaaactgtATAAAACACCTCTATTAACCATGTTTTGTGACTTGCCTCATTCTGCACCTTGAGACTGGCGGCATGCAATTTGGCCAGTTTAAAGTATGCAAGGCGTATCTCAGCCTCGGTGATTCCTCGGTCCCTTGGAACAAAGTAGCCCATATCAACTAGATCCTTAAAAATCAGCACTTGGTGAGGTTCCATGCTATGATAAATGCATTCAACGAAAAGCTTCGTGTGATCCCCCGCCTGGAGCAGAATTCTTTCCAGTTCTGGTAGTACCTTGGTATACATTCCCACCTCAGTTATAAAAATGGGCGATCCTGCAATCATGTCCTTCTTGTGACCCTCCGCCACCGGCATAGTTTTGATAATCAGTGACGTGGTTAGCTCTCCACCCCGTGGTGTGGCGTACCTCACCTTGGCCCGGAACATGATACTGGCATAGTGGTCACCCTTGGCTGTGGCCGGGGAAAAAATAACCTCTAATACCTTTAAATCGGGATCCGCATGGTGATCCCTGAGAGCCTTGGCGATGAACCATACATCCAGCCACTCAGGGGGCACCAATTCGTCATCATTGTAATCGCtactttgaatattttttgacaCAGACATATCTTTATAGACTTCTGCGTCGTATTTTGAAAGAGAGGGAACTGAGAAATCTGGTTTCCCCACTGGGTTATATGAACTCTCAATCGAAAAAGCTCCACAAAAGTTTAGAAATTTCATTAATAAACGAGCTTTTGGTTTGTTTGTAAAATAAACATTGTTTCTCTTCTCGAAATTCAAAGAGATAATTACTATAGCAACAATCTCTGTACCTTATGGAAGATCtattacatatttacacaccaattattaaaagtaatagattttcaaataaaattggaCTAAAGTACCTATTGTTTATTGTCTTTTCCTAATGAATTATTAAGATCTTTTAAAGATCCTCAAAGTAGCCAGCTCTTTCGAATCTTTGTAGCATGTTTCTGGCATCTTGAACATATTCCGGTAGATCATAGCAAAACTTTCGGGTTTCCGCATCGTGAAGGAGATCTCCAATATCTAAGCCTTTGCTTCGTAAACCCACAGAAATGGGCAGGAAAGTGCTTAACAGCAGGAACTCTGCAATTTCAATCTTTAGAAAGTGTTTGAAGTCAAAAGTTATCAAGTTTACCATAATATCTGTGCCTCTTCATCGCTGCCCAGAAGCCCGAAGAGCAGGGCATTTTTCCGCGATAGTCAATCTTCCGGAGAGTTTCCAGTAAAACGGAGAAGTAGTACTTTAACAGGTGCTCCAGTTCCCCGGCCCTTTGTTCAGGGCCCATCAACATGTAAATAGAGTACATGAGGTCGACAGGTATAGGTACCACATTGCCGCCTTGGTAGTCCAGGAGCATGACATCCTTTGGAGTAGGCATTGCTGATCTCCTCTTCAGTGAGCCAGCGATTTCGGACCACCTCGTAGCCCATCTCCACCAGATCCTCGAATATCATGACTTGCCTGGGCTCCAAGCTCTGGTATATGCATTCCGCGTAGAGCTTTGTTCGGTCGCCCACCTGGCGAAGAGTCCTTTCCATTTCGGGTAGGACCTTGGTGTACATCCCAATCTCCGTGGAGAAAAGAGGCGAACCCTCGAACATGTCCTTTTTGATGCCCTCCTCCACGGgcattgtttttattatcagGGACTTTGAGAACTCTCCTTTTCGGCTGGTATACCGGGCACAAGCCCGAAACATAATGCTAGCATAGTGATCTCCTCTGGCACTGGCAGGTGTGAACTTGAGATGAGTCACCTGGAGCTCAGGGGACTGCTCATAGCTGCTCAGAGCTTGGGCAATAAACTGCTCGTCAAGCCACTCGGGGGGAGCCAGTTCATCGGCattgaaattatttgtttCCTCCTCGGACATGTTATAGCACTTGATAATTATGATACACTGGCTCGAACTTGCCGCTATTTAGTTCTTATAAACGTACACGATTGAGTTTTTTTAATActtgtaataaaatttaaacattGTGAAATAATTTCCAATATTGAAGAGGTGACGGCGGTCCGATACGAACCTTATCTGTCTTTAGCAAACCCCCACGAGAAGCttttttataaagaataaaTAGTTTGTTCTGACCCTATTTTGTTTGGTTGCTAAAAAAGCTCATACTTGTTTTCTCTTAGGTAAACAACCAAACAAgttaagagaaaatatttaaaccacataatgaaataaaacaaaaaataaaagcttcaGGTCTCAGAATTTCCCCCACTTGAACCGTCAAAGACCTGAGTTTTCTATAAAAGCCGGTAACCACCTCTCCAAAATTCATTTGAAGAGTAACTTTCAAGAGGTGTCAAGATAATATCCAAAGTTACAATGGCTGGTGAAGATATATTTAATCCCAACGAGCATTTGGAAATACCAAATTGGATCACTGCCGAGTATTTTGAAAAGATTCTGAAGAAAAACGAACCTGAATATGAGGAGATATTGAGTTTCACGCCGGTGGCTGCCATTCCACCGGGCGAGAATTTCACCTCAACTATGCTAAGAATTTACATTGATCTTCGGATGAAAGGTAAGCTTGAATAATTGGCTGGCATTTCATTGCCAGAAATGCATAGCTCAATCTACAATTATAAAAGCTTTCTGTCTAATTGCCCAAACTAGACGAATAGAACTTGAATATTGAAACTTGATGCATGAAAAAATAGCTTACATTTCTAAATTATTCACAGATGGCAGTACCAAGCACAAAACCTATGTTTTCAAAACAATGCTGGCGGAGGAGCGAGGTGGAAAAGAAATCCGTGAGGCTGGCATCTTTCAGAAGGAGCTGATGATGTACCAAACATACCTTCCCGCCTTTGAGGAGCTTTACCGAGCCGCTGGGCAGAACATTCAGCTGGCTCCCAAGTGCCTGCACATAGAGGAGCGTAACAATGATATCCACTTTGTGTTTGAGGATCTGGCGGTGAAGAAGTTCAAGAACGTCGATCGCATTAAAGGCCTGGATAGAAAGCACATGGACCGATTCTTTCAGAAGCTGGCAGAGTTCCATGCGGTGGCGGCCGTGTATGCGGAGCAAAAGGGACCCTTCCCCGAGGAGTTTGAAGAGGGCTTCATTGGGAAAAATAACATCAAGGAAAACGAAGAGGGCTTCCTCGTGAAGGCCAGAACTTACCACAAAGCCATGGCTGGTTGGGGCATGGAAGATGCGGAGAAGTACATCAAAAGTTTTGTAAGTCTGCTGTGAATATTCTCTTCTTTAAGAGTAATtcttaataatataatatatttcatCAGCCAACGGTCGACCAGTACACCAAAATGTGTCAAATTAATCT
The Drosophila bipectinata strain 14024-0381.07 chromosome 3R, DbipHiC1v2, whole genome shotgun sequence DNA segment above includes these coding regions:
- the LOC108130378 gene encoding uncharacterized protein, whose protein sequence is MSVSKNIQSSDYNDDELVPPEWLDVWFIAKALRDHHADPDLKVLEVIFSPATAKGDHYASIMFRAKVRYATPRGGELTTSLIIKTMPVAEGHKKDMIAGSPIFITEVGMYTKVLPELERILLQAGDHTKLFVECIYHSMEPHQVLIFKDLVDMGYFVPRDRGITEAEIRLAYFKLAKLHAASLKVQNESPQLIKGFTHGLFEMPHVLQEPFLKTGMVFFIELLDREPELNKYKPYFESIGTDFLERLIEEWKQFRNNPPADPFTTLCHGDFHLRNMMFKYEMESFEDVMLLDFQISNVYPLTIDLVYSIYMLMEPEFRWNHWEDLINYYYSVFKETLGKICYKGEMPTLAGLWQRMHQHKYYEFFLLSTFVPFMWALKDNSEDFGDILQNEDKRRLCSFSKGYINDVKIILARMDKLGYFEKT
- the LOC108130374 gene encoding uncharacterized protein → MAGEDIFNPNEHLEIPNWITAEYFEKILKKNEPEYEEILSFTPVAAIPPGENFTSTMLRIYIDLRMKDGSTKHKTYVFKTMLAEERGGKEIREAGIFQKELMMYQTYLPAFEELYRAAGQNIQLAPKCLHIEERNNDIHFVFEDLAVKKFKNVDRIKGLDRKHMDRFFQKLAEFHAVAAVYAEQKGPFPEEFEEGFIGKNNIKENEEGFLVKARTYHKAMAGWGMEDAEKYIKSFPTVDQYTKMCQINLEVDTSAFNTLTHGDFWSSNLMSSYLPNGQIDEVVMLDFQICKWGSPAQDLLFFITLSAAKDIKLKEFDQFVRVYWERLVECLKLLKYQKPLPKLRDLHTSLYKENNTVYPFIAVFNHLPAIQFPADKDSNIHSLMRDDEEGDRLRLRMFTNPSFTEIMRELYPFYYNRGIFNFSDF